A single region of the Pseudalkalibacillus berkeleyi genome encodes:
- a CDS encoding alpha/beta fold hydrolase, which yields MTKWKGKIVETNRGKFEIFIRGEGKPVCVAHHYSEFNETGDHFANTFTHKYKTILINLRGTGRSEGYKLDKELSMEETVKDLEAIRVSLGYEQWSFAGHSTGGMLGLRYAIDHPNSLNYLIVVGSAASGNYADTEESIYHPDHPDFEYMQDLIIQLKSKSLHPDERKLIARERTKLSLSDPEKYESYFSADLFKKIAPERLSFFSEHEFSSFDFRKDLPSVQTPTLIICGENDVQCPIRYSEEMHQLMEQSTFIRFQFSNHYPFLEEKERFQMAVRSFMS from the coding sequence TTGACGAAATGGAAAGGTAAGATTGTAGAGACGAATCGAGGAAAATTTGAAATCTTCATTAGAGGAGAAGGGAAACCCGTGTGTGTTGCACATCATTACTCTGAATTCAATGAAACAGGAGACCATTTCGCCAACACATTTACACATAAATATAAAACAATACTGATTAACTTGAGAGGGACAGGTCGATCTGAAGGATACAAATTAGACAAAGAACTTTCTATGGAAGAAACCGTTAAGGATTTAGAAGCGATACGAGTCTCTCTAGGTTATGAGCAGTGGAGTTTTGCAGGCCATTCGACTGGCGGAATGCTAGGATTAAGGTACGCTATAGACCATCCTAACTCGTTAAACTATTTAATTGTTGTTGGTAGTGCTGCCAGCGGAAATTATGCTGACACAGAAGAGAGCATCTATCATCCTGATCATCCCGATTTTGAATATATGCAGGATTTAATCATCCAATTGAAGTCTAAATCGCTCCACCCAGACGAAAGAAAGCTAATCGCGAGAGAACGGACAAAGCTTTCATTAAGTGATCCTGAAAAGTATGAAAGCTACTTTTCAGCGGATCTATTTAAAAAAATCGCCCCTGAGAGACTCAGCTTTTTTAGTGAGCACGAGTTTTCAAGCTTTGATTTTCGAAAGGACTTACCAAGTGTACAAACGCCTACTCTAATAATTTGTGGAGAAAATGACGTGCAATGCCCTATTCGATACTCAGAAGAAATGCATCAGTTGATGGAACAATCCACTTTTATTAGATTTCAATTTAGTAATCATTATCCGTTCCTTGAAGAAAAGGAACGATTCCAAATGGCAGTTCGATCATTTATGTCTTAA
- a CDS encoding copper resistance D family protein, which yields MIIFFKGILYIVFSLLVGGLLLASIPEHKKPRVHISKELLLWLIGIIPIVMFISLLQIIQFLSESVGYWATFTAVLFEFNVGKAWLSSVLISTVLFLLVYKNDLTRTTFYARIGVFLTIVLIGSYSFASHSASLYPFIGYVAHFLHVVAITGWIGVLLYVAWGAKEESEWIPFLNWYTPFSIGAVLILTGGGLVINEIVAPQYIDSWVLNYGQALLIKHLLLIPLFLFAIVHGVYLKKSIIKKGTQHVKRSLQGETVLILFVFGVTAFLSQQVPPHEVWRTILQEDPSPLFKALYKGSIDPNTVLTFQWTKATLAWGVGSIAIAGVTFISIAKKMPTMVSVIAGLISSGLAYFALMAGIM from the coding sequence ATGATCATCTTCTTTAAAGGTATCCTTTACATTGTTTTCTCATTGTTAGTTGGTGGACTACTACTAGCGTCGATTCCTGAGCACAAGAAACCTCGCGTACACATTTCAAAGGAACTTTTACTTTGGTTAATAGGTATCATCCCAATTGTCATGTTCATTTCACTCCTCCAGATTATACAGTTTTTATCGGAGAGCGTTGGCTATTGGGCTACGTTTACTGCCGTATTATTTGAATTTAATGTTGGCAAAGCGTGGTTATCAAGTGTCTTAATTTCTACTGTTTTATTTTTACTCGTTTATAAAAACGACCTTACAAGAACGACGTTTTACGCAAGAATCGGTGTATTTCTGACGATTGTTTTAATAGGCTCTTATTCATTTGCCAGTCACTCAGCATCGCTTTATCCGTTTATTGGATATGTTGCACATTTCCTGCATGTAGTTGCCATTACAGGATGGATCGGTGTTCTGCTGTATGTGGCATGGGGAGCTAAAGAAGAATCAGAATGGATTCCATTTCTAAATTGGTATACACCTTTTTCAATAGGTGCAGTTCTCATCCTCACTGGAGGGGGGCTCGTCATCAATGAAATCGTTGCACCACAATATATCGATTCATGGGTGTTGAATTACGGACAAGCCCTTCTGATTAAACACTTGTTGTTAATCCCGTTATTCTTGTTTGCAATCGTACATGGCGTCTATTTGAAAAAATCGATTATAAAAAAAGGGACCCAACACGTAAAACGATCACTACAAGGAGAAACAGTGTTGATCTTGTTCGTGTTCGGTGTAACCGCATTTCTATCGCAACAAGTACCGCCCCATGAGGTTTGGAGAACAATTTTACAAGAAGATCCATCGCCTTTATTTAAAGCCTTGTATAAAGGCTCGATTGATCCGAATACCGTTCTAACATTTCAATGGACGAAAGCAACTCTTGCGTGGGGCGTTGGATCAATCGCTATCGCTGGTGTGACCTTCATCAGTATTGCTAAGAAAATGCCAACCATGGTGAGCGTTATTGCAGGACTAATTTCTTCAGGGCTCGCCTATTTTGCTTTGATGGCAGGAATTATGTAA
- a CDS encoding anti-sigma factor domain-containing protein, which translates to MKNQEQCEMLLDYFNDCLTETERKAFEAHLTECAECSEELKELQELTADLPYAAEPVEPNEGMKDRILSSVFEQPIESETPIQASDSNEGQTKVTPIQQPQDSQTNRKRKMKWIQPLLAASLLFSLTANVYFYMNDNDRQIVSPNEDGVNEIVKNVELAATEGNEARAQAAMIQKEDGMSLVMQADNLQTLSGSEAYQVWLIDTNGEKFRAGTFLPNKNGQGGVVYPVDVKGEHQWDQIAVTLEPTPDSSQPKGKIILASKL; encoded by the coding sequence ATGAAAAATCAAGAACAATGTGAAATGCTCCTGGATTATTTCAATGATTGTCTAACTGAGACCGAAAGAAAAGCATTTGAGGCACATCTTACAGAATGTGCTGAATGTAGCGAAGAATTGAAAGAATTACAGGAGTTAACCGCAGACCTCCCGTATGCCGCTGAACCTGTAGAACCTAATGAAGGAATGAAAGATCGTATTCTTTCATCTGTTTTTGAACAACCGATTGAATCTGAAACACCAATCCAAGCTTCCGATTCAAATGAAGGTCAGACGAAAGTAACTCCTATACAACAACCGCAAGATAGTCAGACGAATCGAAAAAGAAAGATGAAATGGATTCAGCCATTGCTTGCTGCATCGCTTCTCTTTTCACTAACCGCCAATGTGTACTTCTATATGAACGATAACGATCGACAAATTGTATCGCCAAACGAAGACGGTGTAAATGAAATCGTAAAAAATGTAGAATTAGCTGCAACTGAAGGAAACGAGGCAAGAGCACAAGCTGCCATGATCCAAAAAGAAGATGGCATGTCCCTCGTTATGCAAGCCGATAACCTCCAAACATTATCCGGCAGTGAAGCTTATCAAGTTTGGTTAATAGATACGAATGGGGAAAAATTTAGAGCCGGCACATTCCTACCGAACAAGAACGGACAAGGTGGCGTTGTGTATCCAGTCGATGTCAAAGGCGAACATCAGTGGGATCAAATCGCAGTAACATTAGAACCAACTCCTGACAGCTCACAACCTAAAGGAAAAATCATTCTCGCATCAAAA
- a CDS encoding copper resistance CopC family protein: MQKILLLGFTILLTLIIHPTQSFAHASLEGTTPSEGEVVKYGIDVVTFQFSSKIESGSKFTVEDQNGNQMGVTRIDIDETVMLGQLNEPLSTGTYTVTYEIISGDSHPVEGSYQFKVETADVDDSKDTSEQKETSDQSDEATNEKEQTSNATSERKVEDGLSPLVLGFSGVLVVAGVGLLFWMFRKKGNV; the protein is encoded by the coding sequence ATGCAAAAAATATTACTCCTTGGATTTACGATCCTACTTACCTTGATTATTCATCCAACACAATCCTTTGCACATGCAAGTTTAGAAGGTACCACTCCGAGTGAAGGAGAAGTTGTGAAATACGGTATAGATGTCGTTACCTTCCAATTTAGTTCAAAGATTGAAAGCGGTAGTAAGTTTACTGTGGAAGATCAAAACGGAAATCAAATGGGTGTAACTAGAATTGATATTGACGAAACTGTCATGTTAGGCCAATTAAATGAGCCTTTATCAACTGGAACATATACCGTTACGTATGAAATTATTTCTGGAGACAGTCATCCCGTAGAAGGAAGCTATCAATTTAAAGTAGAGACAGCTGACGTGGATGATTCAAAGGATACTTCTGAACAAAAAGAAACATCTGATCAATCAGACGAGGCAACAAATGAAAAGGAACAAACTTCAAATGCAACGAGTGAGAGAAAAGTGGAAGATGGACTCTCACCTCTTGTCTTAGGTTTTTCGGGAGTATTGGTTGTAGCTGGAGTAGGTTTACTCTTCTGGATGTTTAGAAAGAAGGGGAATGTATGA
- a CDS encoding RNA polymerase sigma factor has product MSEQDIELYDRVQKQDKEALGLLYERYEKLLFSFAYRITKRRELSEEIVQEVFIKIWTKPGIYDRSKGKFSSWLLTVTRNTGIDQLRKKNENTYEIEDRDALQRDESSIEEQVEWKEDGRQLRKAMTYLADEQQEIVELFYFKGLSQQKISEKIKIPLGTVKGRLRLALKHLRKNLETAEQGRDL; this is encoded by the coding sequence ATGAGCGAACAAGATATCGAGCTCTATGACAGGGTGCAAAAGCAAGATAAAGAAGCACTAGGGCTATTATACGAACGCTACGAAAAGTTACTATTTTCATTTGCATATCGAATCACGAAAAGAAGAGAGCTCTCAGAGGAAATTGTCCAAGAAGTTTTCATTAAGATTTGGACGAAGCCAGGTATTTATGATCGATCTAAGGGTAAATTCTCCTCTTGGCTTTTAACCGTTACACGAAATACAGGAATAGATCAGCTTCGAAAGAAAAATGAAAACACATATGAAATTGAAGACCGAGACGCACTACAAAGAGACGAATCCTCGATCGAAGAACAAGTTGAATGGAAAGAAGATGGAAGGCAACTGAGAAAAGCGATGACTTATTTAGCTGATGAGCAACAAGAAATTGTTGAACTATTCTACTTCAAAGGATTGTCGCAACAGAAAATTTCAGAGAAAATTAAAATACCACTCGGAACCGTTAAAGGCCGGTTACGATTAGCCCTTAAACATTTACGTAAAAATCTTGAAACTGCTGAACAAGGGAGGGATCTATAA